GGGACCTGACGCCCGACCTGTGCGACCTCGTCGACGACCTCCTGGACTCGGTGGCGTCCCGCGGCCGCCTGGAGGTCGTCACCGACCTGGCGTATCCGCTGGCCATGGCCGTCATCTCGCGGGTGCTCGGCATCCCGGAGGCCGACCGCGGCGGGCTGCACCGGCGGGCGCTGGCCGTCTCCCGGGCCCTGGACCCGCACCTCGCCCTGACCGGGGAGCACCCGCCCGGCCTGGACGAGCGGCGCGCCGCCGGCGCCGAACTGGACGCGTACTTCGAGGAACTGGTGCTGCGGCGGCAGGCCGAACCGGCCGACGACCTGGTGTCGGGGCTCCTCGCGGCGCCCGCCGAGAGCAGCCGCACGCCGGTACGGGACGCGGCCGCGGTCTGCCGCTTCCTGCTGGACTCCGGGTACGAGACGACCGTCAACCTGATCTCGGGCGGCATCCTGGCGCTGCTGCGCGACCCGGTCCGCCTCGACGCGCTGCGCGGCGACGGCGGGTACGCGGACCAAGTCGTGGAGGACGTCCTGCGGATGGACCCGCCGGTGCAGCTGGTGCACCGGCACGCCACCGACACGCTGGAGGTGGGCGGGACCCGGGTGCCGCGGGGCACCACCATGGTGCTGCTGCTCGCGGCCGCGCACCGGGATCCCGGGCACCCGGAGTCCGACGCGTTCGCCCCCGGCGGCGGCGCGCTGCGCCACCAGGCGTTCGGGCTCGGCTCGCACTCGTGCATCGGCTCGCCGCTGGCCCGGCTGGAGGCCCGCCTGATGCTGACCCGCTTCGCCCAGCGGGTGGCCGGCGCCCGCTTCGCCACCGGCACCCCGACCTACCGGCCGAACGTGACCCTGCGCGGGCTGCGGGCCCTGTGGGTGGACGCCGACGACTTCGGCTCCCGCGCGATGTCCTGGCAGGAGGTCCAGTCCGCCCAATAACCCCCGACCCCCGCTCCGGCCGCCCGCACCCGGCGGCCGGGGCGCAGCGGCGGTGTCAGGCTCCGGCAGGTCCCGGGGCGCCTCGTCGTCCGGCCCGCGTCACGGAGGCGATCAGGGTGGCCAGGGCGGAGGTGGCCACGAGGCTCGCCACCATGATCATGACCACGCCGACCAGGAAGAGGCCGCTGGCGTCGTCCGACCAGTCGTAGTAGGCGGCGGCGGTCAGCCCGGCCGTGGTGCCGAGCACCGTGCCCGCGACGTGGCCTCGGAAGGCGGCCCAGCACACCGCTGCCAGCAGGGTCAGTACGAGACCGATCACCTGCCAGGCCTCGTAGGGGCCGCTGACCGAGCCGTCGGGGTGTACGTCGCGAAGCTGGTCCCAGCCGAGCCAGGCGGTCCATGCCACGGCAGATGCGAGAGCGGTCAGGCAGGGGGCGAGCTTCGGTGATGTCTGGCGCATGTCCCAAGCATTCCGGCGGGCCCCGGTCCGGCGGCAGGGCTCACATACTCAGCTCCCCATGAGTACTCAGCGAGTGCCGAGCACGACCGCGGCGTTCGGTGCGGCCGCTTCCCACATCGCGTTACGCGCGGTAGATGGTGGGCTGCTCGGCCACCTGCTCCGGGGTGAGCCCTTCGACTGTGAGGTTCCCGGTCCACAGGTGGTCGCGGTTGGCGTACGTCGCCTCGAAGCCGACCCGCTTGCCTCCCGGTTCCAGCTTCCAGCTCTGGTTTTGGAAGTGCGCGAGGCGGTCGCTCCCACAGACGAACGCACGGGTGGCCTGGGTCAGGATCCATTGTGCAAGCTCAGTGTCCGTGGCGGCGGACTTCCCGCAGTTGCGGGCCATGTCCCACAGCCGGGGCCACTCGACCCCCGGTGTCAGCGGGCCGACCACACCCACGTCCCCGATCCGACGTTCGTCAAGGTGGTGGGTGGCATAGCCGAAGACGACGTCGAACATCGCGAACACGGTGACCCTGCTCTGTCCCGACAAGCTCTCATCAACTGCCATGCGGTCTAACCTCTGTTCATGGGTGAGCCCCGGGCGCATTGGCCGCACCCGGGGCTCGTCTTCCGGGGTGGATCAGCAGCCGTCGCCGTCGCCGCAGCAGGCGGGCGGGTTGCACTCCTTCGCGGCATCCCACAGCCGGTCATCGACCTGGAACCCGGCCGCCTTCACGCGGTCCACCACGGACCCGATCAGGGGGCGGGTGCGGACGGTTCCCTTGGGCTCGTGCCCGAGGAAGTACCCGAACTGCTCCTGACACCACGTGGCGTACGCCTGGGTGTGGAGCACGAACGAGTGCCAGCCGGGGTCAACGGCGTCCGACGGGGTCATGTCGAACGCACGGGTGTCGCCCATGACCTTGAGGAAGGCAAGGGCCTGGTCCACGATCCGGCGGGCGGTGGACAGCTCGTGCCCGTACTCCTCCGCGCAGAACACGGAGACCCTCTCGAACAGCTCGGGACCGACCAGGTCCCGCCCGCGCCGTAGGGCGACGGGGGATTCCAGCATCGTCGTCACGTCTGTCTTCCTCTCTCTCGACGCTCGGGCACTTACTGGGGCGGGGGCGGGAACCGGTCTCCGGGGTCGGACATGACCTCACCTCCTCTCGGGTGGTTGGGTGCCGGGCACGGAACGACCGCCGGGCGCGCTCACGGCGCTCCTCGGGCGTCATGTACTCCGCGAGCCGTCTCACGCGGCCGCCTGGCCGGGGCACGACTCGGCGTGCCGGTAGGAAGGCACGGGAACCCCGGCCGTGCGCTCGACGGTTCCCCGGCGGGCGGGCTCAAGGGCCTTGATGGGCCGGTGGCAGGCGGAGCACTCGTATCCGGGCGCGTAGGTGACGTACTCCCACTCGTTCCGGTCGTAGTCCGGGGCTTTCGCCTTCTTCGCCCTTGTCATGTCGTCCGCCTTCACGTCGCCGGGTGTGCTGACGACGGTAGGGACGGGGCCTCAGCGGGCTCTACGGTGTTGCACGCTGTTGCACCGCTTCACCCGAGTGCGGTGAGCGCTTCCCTGATCAAGGCTCGGGCCGGGGCTCCGTGGACGGCGGTCTTGGCGATAGCGGAGAAGGCTCGTAGGTAGGTCTTGATCTCGCCGGGCGCGGTCAGGTTGATCTCTGCCGTCAGCGTCTCGACGGCCACCTG
This window of the Streptomyces sp. NBC_00239 genome carries:
- a CDS encoding cytochrome P450, whose translation is MNSSTVVFSSRADCEAVLHAPAAGTFGACPGMHGPAGDTAAFPGALDPLEHTRLRRLLSHYFTPWVVRDLTPDLCDLVDDLLDSVASRGRLEVVTDLAYPLAMAVISRVLGIPEADRGGLHRRALAVSRALDPHLALTGEHPPGLDERRAAGAELDAYFEELVLRRQAEPADDLVSGLLAAPAESSRTPVRDAAAVCRFLLDSGYETTVNLISGGILALLRDPVRLDALRGDGGYADQVVEDVLRMDPPVQLVHRHATDTLEVGGTRVPRGTTMVLLLAAAHRDPGHPESDAFAPGGGALRHQAFGLGSHSCIGSPLARLEARLMLTRFAQRVAGARFATGTPTYRPNVTLRGLRALWVDADDFGSRAMSWQEVQSAQ